The Oryzias latipes chromosome 4, ASM223467v1 genome includes a window with the following:
- the farp2 gene encoding FERM, ARHGEF and pleckstrin domain-containing protein 2 isoform X4 yields the protein MGEIEGSYRVLQTPGTRLGAQFNAGISTLEAGQSLSGNMVSGSKSPGRGLQVRVKGLDDSQEFFDIDPKAFGQTLLTKVFLRGNLMESDYFGLEFQNMQMMWVWLEPTKPIAKQVRKPANTLFRLSVKFFPPDPGQLQEEYTRYLFSLQMKRDLMEGRLICSENTGALLASHLVQSEIGDYDDVADRDFLKANSLLPYQDKVQEIIMELHRRHLGQTPAESDFQILEIARKLEMYGVRFHPAADREGTKINLAVAHMGLQVFQGHTKINTFNWSKIRKLSFKRKRFLIKLHPEVHGPHQDILEFLMASRDQCKVFWKICVEYHSFFRLFDQPQPKSKAILFTRGSSFRYSGRTQKQLVDYVRENGPKRTPYQRRNSKIGMSTRSYTTDVPKQHLSFNDSLRGAGSPLSAAAAPFHPAHTSSVLPRAELQHKPQPLSPPSQTAAPPPQTRLHSPLQAPRAPSPPKEDPVKAASPPHYSFQDTVVESPQLSPLTSKEPLCMSPSFQMSTLSLPSQAPSPLQSPLLSEVGSNARLEEEEEGRRKRYPTDKAYFIAKEILTTERTYLKDLEVITVWFRSAVIKENAMPEGLMTLLFSNIDPIYEFHRGFLKELDQRLALWEGRSNAHVKGDYQRIGDVMLKNMCALKEFTSFLQKHDEVLTELEKASKRLKKLEMVYKEFELQKVCYLPLNTFLLKPIQRLMHYKLILERLCKHYSPAHRDFDDCKKALKEVAEIATQLQSSLIRLENFQKLTELQRDLIGIENLTAPGREFIREGCLYKLTKKGLQQRMFFLFSDMLLYTSKGVTATNQFKVHGQLPLQGMIVEESENEWSVPHCFTIYSAQRTIVVAASSKVEMGKWIEDLNMAIDLAKKSQEKSSFFLDAGFGDRSNRSSDEVSLEQESEDDMSSSHTSLDKQTHHRANTTMHVCWHRNTSVSMSDHSLAVEFSAPQPPHQSFLLVISWVRDRGPTPSHTFAGTETRTSLSLTTCA from the exons CCAAAAGCCTTTGGACAGACTCTCCTCACGAAGGTTTTCCTCAGAGGCAACCTCATGGAAAGCGATTACTTTGGCCTGGAGTTTCAGAACATGCAGATGATGTGG GTTTGGCTGGAACCCACCAAGCCCATAGCTAAACAAGTCCGAA AGCCGGCAAACACGCTGTTCCGACTGTCCGTGAAGTTCTTCCCCCCCGACCCCGGCCAGCTCCAGGAAGAGTACACCCG GTACTTGTTCTCTCTGCAGATGAAAAGAGATCTGATGGAGGGCAGGCTGATCTGCTCCGAAAATACAGGAGCGCTGCTCGCTTCTCATCTGGTTCAAT CGGAGATCGGCGACTATGATGATGTCGCCGACAGGGACTTCCTGAAGGCAAACAGCCTGCTGCCGTACCAAGACAAAGTGCAAGAGATAATCATGGAGCTGCACCGCAGGCATCT GGGGCAAACTCCTGCAGAGTCTGACTTTCAGATCCTGGAAATTGCTCGTAAACTGGAAATGTATGGCGTTCGCTTTCACCCAGCAGCTGACCGGGAGGGCACCAAGATCAACCTGGCTGTGGCTCACATGGGTCTTCAGGTGTTCCAG GGACACACGAAAATAAATACCTTCAACTGGTCCAAGATTCGCAAGCTGAGCTTCAAGAGAAAACGCTTTCTAATCAAACTCCATCCAGAAGTCCAT GGCCCGCACCAAGACATTCTTGAATTTTTGATGGCCAGTCGAGATCAGTGCAAAGTCTTTTGGAAGATCTGTGTGGAATACCACTCCTTTTTCCGCTTGTTTGATCAGCCGCAGCCCAAGTCCAAAGCAATCCTTTTTACCAGAGGGTCTTCCTTCCGATACAG TGGAAGGACCCAGAAGCAGCTTGTGGACTACGTCAGGGAAAACGGACCGAAGAGAACCCCCTACCAGAG GAGGAACAGTAAAATAGGAATGTCAACTCGCTCCTATACAACCGATGTGCCAAAACAG CACTTGTCTTTCAATGACAGCCTCAGGGGTGCCGGCTCCCCCCTCTCCGCCGCCGCCGCGCCCTTCCATCCAGCCCACACGTCCAGCGTCCTGCCTCGAGCTGAACTCCAACACAAGCCCCAGCCTTTGTCGCCACCGAGCCAAACAGCCGCGCCTCCTCCGCAGACGCGGCTTCACTCCCCTCTGCAAGCTCCTAGAGCCCCCAGCCCTCCAAAGGAAGACCCTGTCAAGGCCGCTTCCCCTCCGCACTACTCTTTTCAAG ATACAGTAGTGGAAAGTCCTCAGCTCTCCCCCCTCACCTCCAAGGAGCCTCTCTGCATGTCGCCCTCCTTCCAGATGTCGACCCTCAGCCTGCCCAGCCAAGCGCCGTCGCCCCTGCAAAGCCCCTTACTGAGCGAGGTGGGCAGCAATGCCAGgctagaggaggaggaggagggcaggAGGAAG CGATATCCCACCGACAAGGCCTACTTCATTGCCAAAGAGATTCTGACCACAGAAAGGACGTACCTGAAGGACCTGGAGGTCATCACGGTG TGGTTCCGCAGCGCTGTGATCAAAGAGAACGCAATGCCAGAAGGCCTGATGACCCTCCTCTTCTCCAACATTGACCCCATCTACGAGTTCCACAGAGGCTTCCTGAAGGAGCTGGACCAGAGGCTGGCTCTCTG GGAGGGACGTTCCAATGCTCATGTCAAAGGAGATTACCAGAGGATTGGTGATGTGATGCTGAAGAACATGTGTGCTCTGAAG GAGTTCACCAGCTTCCTCCAGAAGCACGACGAGGTCTTAACAGAACTGGAGAAGGCCTCCAAGAGGCTGAAAAAGCTGGAGATGGTCTACAAAGAGTTTGAGCTGCAGAAGGTGTGCTACCTGCCCCTCAACACCTTCCTGctgaagcccatccagcgcctcATGCACTACAAGCTCATCCTGGAGAGACTGTGCAAGCATTACTCCCCCGCACACCGGGACTTCGACGACTGCAAAA AGGCCTTGAAGGAGGTGGCAGAGATCGCCACTCAGCTTCAGAGCAGTCTGATCCGCCTGGAGAACTTCCAGAAGCTCACGGAGCTGCAGAGAGACCTGATTGGGATTGAGAACCTGACGGCACCGGGCCGC GAGTTCATCAGGGAGGGATGCCTGTACAAGCTCACCAAGAAGGGTCTGCAGCAGAGAATGTTTTTCCTG TTCTCGGACATGCTCCTCTACACAAGCAAAGGCGTGACAGCAACCAACCAGTTCAAAGTGCACGGACAGCTGCCCCTCCAGGGCATGATC gtGGAGGAAAGTGAAAACGAGTGGTCGGTTCCACACTGTTTCACCATCTACTCTGCTCAGAGGACCATCGTCGTAGCTGCAAG CTCCAAGGTGGAAATGGGGAAGTGGATCGAGGACCTGAACATGGCTATCGACCTGGCTAAGAAGTCTCAGGAGAAATCCAGCTTCTTCCTGGACGCCGGCTTTGGCGATCGTTCCAATC gATCATCAGATGAGGTCTCTCTGGAGCAGGAGTCGGAGGATGACATGAGCTCCTCTCACACTTCTCTGGACAAGCAGACTCACCACCGTGCCAACACAACCATGCATGTGTGCTGGCACCGCAACACCAGTGTGTCAATGTCCGACCACAGCCTGGCTGTGGAg TTTTCGGCTCCCCAGCCGCCACACCAGAGCTTCCTCCTCGTTATCTCCTGGGTCAGGGACAGAGGCCCAACACCATCACACACGTTTGCTGGTACCGAAACCAGAACCTCTCTCTCTCTGACTACCTGCGCATGA